The genomic DNA TGTTCTGGAGAGGAGCTTCCCGAACCCGACCAGACCCCGTGCTCTTTCAGTATCACTGTTCAGCCCTGCGTCTGCTTCTGTCGGTGTCTACACACTCCAGCTGAGAGTCGAGACCCGTGTGACTGTGAAAACACATCTGCTCGGCCAGTTCACACTCCTCTGCAACCCCTGGAGCCAAGGTGAGTGCTGTCTGTGTGTCCATACAAAACCGAATGCCTTGATAGTATGCTGTTACATGGCAGGCTGAAAAATGTAGTGGTTTTTGCTgctatcattctaatatgctgatttgctgtactgcttgcttcatattttgtgacacatcttatttttcaggattctttgatgaatagaaagttcaaaacagcagcatttatttgaaatctatttatgcatccttgctgaaaaagtTTTGGTAGTGTAATTACATAGaatgttttattgtaatattgtaatttaaCATTGCTTTTGCTGTTATTTTATCAGCTGCTAAAATTACAGTAATGCATAGCCTCTTATTGCTTActgctttacattttttctttacacaaagatcaccaataaaacaaacaaacggtTGTGTTTTTCTGCAGCTGATTCAGTGTTCCTGCAGTCTGAGGATTTAAGGACTGAATATGTCATGAGTGATATTGGCCTGCTGTTTAAAGGCAGCTCCGGGAACATCGTCTCCAGACCCTGGTCATTTGATCAGGTGAGATGTTTGACCATTGACTGACAGCTCAGCACTGAAAAATAACTTCACAGTAACTCCTGTCATGCATAAATGTGTTTTCAGTATGACGAAGGGATACTGGACATCTGTATGAAATTACTGCAGTTGAGTCCTCAACATCAAGCAGATATGGGTAAAGATCTACTGAATCGCAACAGTCCAGTGTACATCGGCCGTGTGATCTCAGCGATGGTGAGAATCTGCTCTCATTCTCTCCTCTCTACTGTCTCTCTCTATTCATGCATTAATATAGTCTCTCTGTCTTTCTAAACAGGTGAACTCTAATGATGATAAAGGGGTATTAATGGGAAACTGGTCAGGTGACTTCAAAGATGGTGTCAACCCTTCAAAGTGGTCTGGCAGTGCAGATATTCTCAGGATGTGGGCAGAAACACAATTCAGTCCTGTGAAATACGGACAGTGCTGGGTGTTTGCTGCTGTCATGTGTACAGGTGGGACAAATACATAGAAGTCattacattcaaaagtttggggtcagagcaatttttcttttcttttttcttttttttttttttgaaagaatggtttaaattgatcaaaagtgacagtaaagcaatttattatgttacaaaagatttctgtttcaaagcgTTCTGCTTTCTGTTCTGtcctgaaaaattaaatgtattacaatttgtacaaaaatattcagcaggATGACTGTTTTTCgacatttataataatcagaaatgcagaaatgttcagcatattagaatgatttctgaaggattgtgtgagactgaagacagaaataataatgctgaaaattcagctttgatcacaggaataaattataatttacaatgtattcaaacagaaaaatgttatttcagattgttataatatttcacaatattactgtgtttactgtgtttttgatcaaataaatggtgaACATACtgaaaaaaacttactgaccccaatcttttaaatgttagtgtgtgtgtgtgtgtgtgtgtgtgtgtgtgtgtgcgtgtgtgtgtgggggtgtgtgtgtgtgtgtgctttaaagggttaatttactttaaaatctCACATCTTCTTTGctttgaaacacaaaaggagctCCTGTACATACAGTGATAGTGAATTTTGATGTATAATACCACACTCAAAaacccattttttttttggtgtttcaTGGACTATACAAAAATAATCACAAACAATTACATTATGTGGAAATTGTATTTGTGCTGTTGATTATCAatatgaaatgcatttatttgtgtaATAGTAATGAGAGCCCTTGGCATTCCGACTCGAGTCGTCACCAACTTCAACTCCGCTCACGACACAAATGGAAACATGGTGATTGAGGAATATTACAGTGAGATGGGGGAAAAACTGCCCATCGGAAGAGATAGCATCTGGTAAGTTATGCTAACATccatatttgattcaaaatacagtgaaaacagtaatatggtgatatattattacaatttaaaataactgttttctaggtgaatatatgttaaaatgcaatttattccattcttatgttacatttaattacatttagtcatttagcagctgttttttttcaaACTGACTTATAAATAAGGAAAATGGAAGCAATTAAaattaacaaaagagcaatgatatgcatgGGAAGAGCAAACAATGGGTttgatggaaccacaagcagttctgtcttggcaaggttgagttgaaagtgatggtccttcatccagcaagaaatgtctgttagacaagctgagatgcgagcagccaTCATCAGATCATCAgtatggaatgagaggtagagttgagtgtcatcagcatagcagtggtatgaaaagccatgtttctgaatgacagaacctaatgatgccatgtagacagagaagagaagtggtccaagaactgagccctgaggcaccccagtagttaggtGTTGTGCCTCACTTCTccaagatattttgaaggatctATCTGAGAGATAAAACTAACTTGAGTGCTGtgcctgagatgccctttgccagtagggttgatctggtggttaaccgtgtcaacaGCAGTGGACAGATCCATCAAGATAAGTATAGAACATTTGGaagccgctcttgccagtcttagagcttcaacaactgaaagCAAGGAAGTCTcagtcttctgaagccagattggttgctgtcaaggaggttgttctgtgtgagaaaggcagagacttggttgaacacaacacactcaagtgtttttgcaatgaaaggcaGAAGGGAAACTGTTCTGTAGCTCTCTAAAatagatgggttgagggtgggtttcttaagtagtggagtaatacgagcctgtctaaatgatgaaggaaaaacaccagtgtggagggatgtgtaaatgatgtgagtgagtgcaggtacaactgcaggagaaatggtttgaaggagatgagatggaataggatcaagcggacaagtagtaggactatacagtatgctgatttgctgctcaagaaacatttcagattattactgcttcatatttttgtggaaagtgtgatatatttttatttttcaggattctttgatgaatagaaagttcagcattttttggaaatataaatcttttgtaacactttaaatgcattttgattaatttaatgcagaaGAGTAATAAAATTATTCTTTCTTctgaattttttaattatttagtccTTATGTTTTTCCTTATGTTTCGGTATTAGGCTACCGTATACAAATAACCATTATCTGAATGAATTAAAAAGGAACAAATCATTGTTTCAGGATGATTAATCAGTTAGGGTTAGAATTTGAGTTAAAAGTGTTTGGTCCTTTTCAGGAACTTCCATGTGTGGGTGGAGAGTTGGATGAAGAGGCCTGATCTGGGTCGAGGTTATGACGGATGGCAGGTTCTCGACCCCACGCCACAAGAGAGGAGCGCAGGTCTGTCATTTAAAGCTAATTTTACAAGGTTTATGCATATTGAAatctcatgtgttttttttttttctgctgaaaagaCCAGTCTCTTAAAGGCTGGTTTATGCCGGTTAGTACTAATCTGGTGGGCCAATATCCTTGTGAACTGCCTATATAGCATTCTATTCGTTTTATCCAAAGCATGATATTTTTTGAGGGACAGGATGATAATCATGCTTTAACATCAATATTCTGTCACAGAAATGTTCCGCTGTGGCCCTGCTGCTGTTACAGCCATTTATCAAAGGCAGGTGGATGCGCAGTATGATGTGCCGTTCGTTTATGCTGCAGTGAATGGGAATGTGCACACAGTAATTGTCAGAAATGGGAAAGTATTATCAACCAGCATTGATAAAAGCAGAGTTGGAGCTCTGATCTGCACCAAACATCCAGGATCCATGCGTATGCAGAACATCACGTCTGAATACAAAAATGAGATGGgtaagtgacaaaaaaaaaaaaaaaaaaaaaacctttacatttCTGCTAGTTTAATACAAAAATCTCATTCTTTCATATTTAGATGACAGTACAGGTCCTGAACTGAGAACTGATGGTAAGTCACTCTAGCTTTTAATTTGTGTAAGCTGACATGTGTAATCCaaacagtaataaaaataataataaataaataaataaagtaaatgtgtgtgtttgtatatatatatatatatatatatactaacacacacacacacacacacacacacacacacacacacacacacacacacatatatacaacaATAATTGAAGAAAACTGAGAAGTAAGTAACTGAGAGTGACAAGATAAAAATTCTAGCATTTGATTTCCCATTTCTatgtttgtttctatgttttgaaaaaaaaacatacgttTTTTTTCCCCATGTCCTATCATGCAGCACCTCAGGGCCTTGCAGTTTCTCTCCAGCTTCTGAAAGCCCCCATAATTGGTGAAAACATTTCTTTCAACATCATAATCACTAACAAAGTTGCTTCTCCGAAACTTCTGAGAAAACATTTGAACGCTCAGAACAAGGAGTACAACCGCAATCCCGCTGGAGCCTTCTGGGAGGCTCATGGCGACATGAAGATTGGCCCGAAAGAAAGTAAGAGTTCTGCAAACTatggtgaaaaataaataaataaatataatgaaaataaaatgaatatagcaaaaaagaaataaaattaatggATCATATGATTTTGAATGCCAAAAGTTAGGAAACTGACTCAATATGAATTGCTCAGTCAAATCAATGATCCCTGTTCCTTGTACTCAACAAGCTGTGACTATGAAACATGAGATCTCCTTCAAGGAGTACATGCGGAAGGAGGCTATGGAGGATTCTCTGGTTAACCTGGCTGTGGTTATTGAGGATGTGAAGTCCCAAGAGAGAG from Carassius carassius chromosome 17, fCarCar2.1, whole genome shotgun sequence includes the following:
- the LOC132090950 gene encoding protein-glutamine gamma-glutamyltransferase 5-like, coding for MDEFKVRTVDLQQVQNQIRHKTDGLSSSTLVLRRGQEFTILMSYEGRPFDPMKENLIFRIVLGPLSVEVPVTRLGQPSLNQWSAVLERSFPNPTRPRALSVSLFSPASASVGVYTLQLRVETRVTVKTHLLGQFTLLCNPWSQADSVFLQSEDLRTEYVMSDIGLLFKGSSGNIVSRPWSFDQYDEGILDICMKLLQLSPQHQADMGKDLLNRNSPVYIGRVISAMVNSNDDKGVLMGNWSGDFKDGVNPSKWSGSADILRMWAETQFSPVKYGQCWVFAAVMCTVMRALGIPTRVVTNFNSAHDTNGNMVIEEYYSEMGEKLPIGRDSIWNFHVWVESWMKRPDLGRGYDGWQVLDPTPQERSAEMFRCGPAAVTAIYQRQVDAQYDVPFVYAAVNGNVHTVIVRNGKVLSTSIDKSRVGALICTKHPGSMRMQNITSEYKNEMVLKKKHTFFFPMSYHAAPQGLAVSLQLLKAPIIGENISFNIIITNKVASPKLLRKHLNAQNKEYNRNPAGAFWEAHGDMKIGPKETVTMKHEISFKEYMRKEAMEDSLVNLAVVIEDVKSQERVLASEEFNIRSPALNIQVQNEYVVINAQQEATVTFTNPFSTAVSGELIVACSGLQEKVQKRLMIQPRETTRMPINFTPRMAGARMLYASLVLMNPPTVLHGFKAINVQES